The sequence ACATTCCTTCCTGTTTGCAGGCCAACagaatgtcatccatataatgaatgatgtaaacagaagggaACTGTCTTCTAGTCTCCACTATTGCTTCACCAACAAACTTTTGACACAGGGTGGGGCTATTTGCCATGCCCTGAGGAAGAACCTGCCACTGATACCGTTTCATGGGCTCTTGGAAATTCGGACTTGGGATACTGAAAGCAAATCTTTTACAATCTTGGGGATGAagcaatatattataaaaacaatcttttaaatccAGCACTATCTTATAAGTATCCTTAGGAATGGCAGAAGGATGAGGCAACCCTGGCTGCAGGGCGCCCATAATCTCCATAGTTTCATTAACCTTTCTCAAATCTTGTAACAACCTCCATTTTCCAGACTTCtttttgattacaaaaataggtgaattCCAGGGGGAGGTAGACTCAACCACATGGCCTTTCTCAAGCTGCTCCCGTACAAGCGCTTGTGCGGCCGATATCTTTTCCTGCGTAAGGggccattgatctatccacacaggtgtatctgttttccaaattattgcctttgcagttttttggtggagtacaggtaaatctatgaccccTGGGGAAAATATCCCAGACCTGTTCTCTGTAAATTAGGATTAGGTGAAATGGGCTCTTGGCGTCCTTGTCCTTCTGAGCCTAAGCCTTGACCAGGGAGAAGACCTTGATCAAACATCTGTTGAGTCACTTGAGAGCTAGGACTGTAAAGATAAACTCCCATTTTACTCATAACATCTCTTCCCCATAAATTAACTGGGAGACCAGGGATAATATATGGCTGAAACGTCCCCTGATGACCCTCCGGATCTTGCCAAGACAGAAGATCACTACTTTGGAGGGGGGATTGTGATTGGCCTATGCCTTGTAAATTGGTATTAGTAAAGCGCGTCGGCCAACTGGAGGGCCAATGTTCAGCAGATATGCACGAGACATCAGCTCCAGTGTCCAGAAGTCcttgaaaatcttttccatttattttgagtaACAATACGGGtcgatccttttttatttcttgaatccaATATACATCAGAAGAGCCAAATCCTTGGTTCCCCCGCTcttgattttgcctgttttttccaaTATTAAGACGAGGCAAAATAAACAGTTGTGCAATACGGGTTCCAGCAGGAATGGCAGAAATATTAAGAGGAGAATgagtcataatttttatttctcctgtaaaatcctcatcaataaTCCCTGGAGAAACATGAATTCCCTTCATAATGGAGCTGCTTTTTCCTAACAGTAAACCCACCGTTTTAGGTGGCAGGGGCCCAAAAACTCCAGTGGGCAAAACTTGCATTcccatttcaggagttaatatgatgtcggaggtggaacacaagtccaatcctgcgctgcctgtGGTGGCCCTGAATAAGTCTGTGACATGCTTCCTCGCAGGGGTTCGTTCTTTTTCGGCTCCTGGGTCTGTTCCTGAACctgcagtgccccataacattgctgagtcggggcctggggctggcccctcacccagtttccctgcaAGGGTTTGCCGTCTTTGTCAGTTTTGGACTTACATTCATTAGCCCAATGAGCGCCTTTCTTGCACCTGGGACAAGGCCCTGGAGGTTTTTTAACCACAGCAGTAGCCGACGGATTGTTAGCCTCCATTTTATGTGGGCATTGAGAAGCTCGATGTCCCATTTTTCCACAGTTAAAACAAGCTCCTGCGCGTCCACTAGCATGAAGCTTGGCCTGCTGCTGCATTACTTCATGAATGCTTTTTCCTTGCAAGGCAGCAGCCAAGGCCACCCCCTGAGAGAAGGAGGGGCCGACATCGGCACATGAACggataaaatcagaaatagtgCCTTTTTTCTTAATGGGTCTGATAATCGCTTGACAGGCAGAATTTGCATTCTCATACGCAAGCTGTTTTATGAAAGCCTGCGTGGCTACAGACGCTCCAAAGGTCCGTCCCGCAGCAACAGTAAGGCGAGAcacaaaatcttgaaaagattcATCAGCTCCCTGTCTTATCTGAGTAACCTGTTCTTCTTTGCTATTCTTGTCAGGCAACATTCGCCAAGCATTTTTGGCTGCCGAAGCAATTTGATCATAAACACGAGGTGCAAAACCCCATTGATTTCTAGCATCCTCATACTCGGGTCCCTCTCCTGCAAGCATTTCAAAAGTGATTGGAATATTTCTCATGTTATTCTCATTAGCCCTGATCTTACAATTTTCAtagaattctgatttccatacAAGATAATCACCTCCGGACAGGCAAGCATGTGTTATGTGCTTCCAGTCTTCTGGAGTACAGGTTTCTCTTGCTACTGAGTCCACAATTGCCATGGTAAAAGGGGCAATGGGACCATATTGGGTGCATGCTTCCTTCAaatcttttattagtttccattGAAAAGGCCTCCAATCTCTTATAGGCTGACCATCTTGATCTGCTTTTTCAAAAATGGGAAACGTTTCACGAAGCCGTAAAGGCTTCCAGTCTTGTAGGGGTTTACCTTCCTGATCTACTCTCTCGATAATAGGAAATGTTTCACGATGTTTCGTATCTCCCTCTTGTCTGTAAGAGCCTTCACAATTTCGGGAAGAATACATAACCGAATCTGACCCTGGCCTAGCATATCCTGGCGGAGGTTTAGTTGGCATGTCCCAAACGGGTGGAGGTGGTTCAGATAAAGGAGGGCCCCATAGGGGGGGTTCCGGGGGTACCAAAGAAGGCGCTGTAGGAGGTATAACAGAAGGTGGTAATGTTATATTATCAGGGGGATCTTTGCCCCCTGGATTCCACTGTTCTGAGGAAAATGTCACAGAGGGTCCAGTGAGGCTTCTGATTTGAGTTGACCCTTTGTCCTGTTTAAGTTTCATCGCGGCCAGTTGGCCTTGAAGAGTCTCCACCTGCTGAGTCAAACTATGGACTGTATCAAGGAGGGATTTCCCTTCCTGCGTATCAAAAAAGGACTTCTCTTCTTGGGCCACAGCAATTATCGGGGGATATTTTTCCC comes from Rhinolophus ferrumequinum isolate MPI-CBG mRhiFer1 chromosome 5, mRhiFer1_v1.p, whole genome shotgun sequence and encodes:
- the LOC117022619 gene encoding endogenous retrovirus group K member 5 Gag polyprotein-like — encoded protein: MGHANSKDLYIRGLKKLLAARGSKVSRDQMEKFLDFVREVCPWFPDEGTVSWETWEKVGERLQDYYAAHGPQQVPVETFGLWTLVRDCLDLRHEGCKLEKLRQAGSEELPPLFAPETKGEIEAPTLPEEPINLKSSDEQWEDLDPKDEEDLEEAAAKYDREKYPPIIAVAQEEKSFFDTQEGKSLLDTVHSLTQQVETLQGQLAAMKLKQDKGSTQIRSLTGPSVTFSSEQWNPGGKDPPDNITLPPSVIPPTAPSLVPPEPPLWGPPLSEPPPPVWDMPTKPPPGYARPGSDSVMYSSRNCEGSYRQEGDTKHRETFPIIERVDQEGKPLQDWKPLRLRETFPIFEKADQDGQPIRDWRPFQWKLIKDLKEACTQYGPIAPFTMAIVDSVARETCTPEDWKHITHACLSGGDYLVWKSEFYENCKIRANENNMRNIPITFEMLAGEGPEYEDARNQWGFAPRVYDQIASAAKNAWRMLPDKNSKEEQVTQIRQGADESFQDFVSRLTVAAGRTFGASVATQAFIKQLAYENANSACQAIIRPIKKKGTISDFIRSCADVGPSFSQGVALAAALQGKSIHEVMQQQAKLHASGRAGACFNCGKMGHRASQCPHKMEANNPSATAVVKKPPGPCPRETG